A single region of the Terriglobales bacterium genome encodes:
- a CDS encoding response regulator, whose translation MTAPIVYFIDDSATMREVIKIAFRRENIDVVACHDGDSALAQMSQQRPDVVITDVIMPGKDGYEVCQSIKQSPALGATPVVLMSGVVNKQVAEKAFAVKADELIRKPFQPGDLIGRVKQLLSNKGIKQAPAAPVAPISQPVPQVAPTPAAHAPIPANTAATLSSIFASASKPNGNGGNGHSSPMRFGNAAPAATAVAAPVSNQASASRIATGGADVAKLKIEILRLEHLVKKLQSELAAEREYARALEEHIKTLQESE comes from the coding sequence ATGACCGCGCCGATCGTGTATTTCATCGACGACAGCGCAACGATGCGCGAGGTAATCAAGATTGCTTTCCGGCGCGAGAACATCGACGTGGTGGCTTGTCATGATGGTGACAGCGCGCTGGCGCAGATGTCGCAACAGCGTCCGGACGTGGTGATCACGGACGTGATCATGCCGGGCAAGGATGGCTACGAAGTCTGCCAGAGCATCAAGCAGAGTCCGGCACTGGGTGCGACGCCGGTGGTGCTGATGTCCGGCGTGGTGAACAAGCAGGTGGCGGAGAAGGCGTTTGCGGTGAAGGCGGATGAACTCATCCGGAAGCCGTTCCAGCCGGGAGATCTGATTGGCCGGGTCAAGCAACTGCTTAGCAACAAAGGGATCAAACAGGCTCCGGCGGCTCCAGTGGCGCCGATCAGCCAGCCAGTGCCGCAGGTCGCTCCGACACCGGCAGCGCATGCACCGATTCCGGCGAATACGGCGGCGACACTGAGCAGCATCTTTGCGTCGGCGTCGAAGCCGAATGGGAATGGCGGGAATGGACATTCGTCGCCGATGAGGTTTGGGAATGCAGCTCCGGCGGCGACGGCTGTCGCAGCGCCTGTCTCAAATCAGGCGTCGGCGTCTCGAATCGCAACAGGCGGGGCGGATGTGGCGAAGCTAAAGATAGAGATCTTAAGGCTTGAGCATCTGGTCAAGAAATTGCAGTCAGAATTAGCAGCCGAACGCGAATATGCGCGGGCTCTTGAAGAGCACATCAAGACGCTGCAAGAGAGCGAGTAG
- a CDS encoding alpha/beta fold hydrolase produces the protein MIRRVLSSLFVAVFISTVFAATPAPQNVDLTAPDGVKLKATYYPAGKAGPGVLLMHQCNRDRKMWADIAPKMAEAGMNVLALDFRGFGESGGTKFDQMPPQERGQAVTQVWPKDVDVAFQYLISQKGVTKTVIGAAGASCGVNQSIQLASRHPEVKSLVLLSGNTDADGRRFLRNAKDLPLFGSAADDDGGAVEMMQWILSLSPNPANTFQRYATGGHGIEMFAPHPDLTDHVLNWFKTTLIKTPGKAPENKNASFRGASILEAIDSAGGPAKAAEMLAKAREKDPKAKPFPEAVVNLLGYEHLQSGDGKGAIEIFKLNQQAYPDSANVYDSLSDGYLADGQTDLALRNAKTALNMLEKDTTTPEATKQAIRQSAEQKIKQISSGQ, from the coding sequence ATGATTCGACGTGTGCTTTCTTCCTTGTTTGTTGCCGTATTCATTTCAACCGTATTTGCCGCGACGCCGGCGCCTCAGAATGTGGATCTGACGGCACCCGATGGCGTGAAACTAAAAGCTACTTATTATCCAGCGGGCAAGGCGGGCCCCGGTGTTTTGCTGATGCACCAGTGCAACCGGGACCGGAAGATGTGGGCCGATATCGCTCCGAAGATGGCTGAGGCCGGCATGAACGTGCTGGCGCTCGACTTCCGCGGATTCGGTGAAAGCGGAGGCACGAAGTTCGACCAGATGCCGCCCCAGGAGAGAGGGCAAGCGGTAACGCAGGTGTGGCCGAAGGATGTGGACGTTGCGTTCCAGTACCTGATCTCGCAGAAGGGCGTAACGAAGACGGTCATCGGTGCGGCGGGCGCGAGCTGCGGTGTGAACCAGTCGATCCAGTTGGCGAGCCGGCATCCGGAGGTGAAGTCGCTGGTGCTGCTGTCGGGAAATACCGATGCCGATGGGCGGCGTTTTCTGCGTAATGCCAAGGACCTGCCGTTGTTCGGGTCGGCGGCGGATGACGACGGTGGTGCGGTGGAAATGATGCAGTGGATCCTGAGCTTGTCGCCGAATCCGGCCAATACGTTCCAGCGGTATGCGACAGGCGGGCACGGCATCGAGATGTTTGCGCCGCATCCGGACCTGACGGATCACGTGCTGAACTGGTTCAAGACAACACTGATCAAGACCCCGGGCAAAGCCCCGGAGAACAAGAATGCCAGCTTCCGCGGCGCGAGTATCCTGGAGGCGATTGATTCGGCGGGAGGCCCGGCGAAGGCGGCAGAGATGCTGGCGAAGGCGAGAGAGAAAGATCCAAAGGCCAAGCCATTTCCGGAAGCGGTCGTCAACCTGCTGGGGTACGAGCATCTTCAGTCGGGAGACGGCAAAGGCGCCATTGAGATATTCAAGCTGAACCAGCAGGCGTATCCGGATTCGGCGAACGTCTACGACAGCTTGTCTGACGGATACCTCGCTGACGGGCAGACAGACCTGGCGTTGCGCAATGCCAAGACCGCTCTGAACATGCTGGAAAAAGATACGACTACTCCGGAAGCAACAAAGCAAGCCATCCGGCAGAGCGCAGAGCAGAAGATCAAACAGATCAGCAGCGGGCAATAG
- a CDS encoding RHS repeat-associated core domain-containing protein has translation MNENRSSNEVWTRTKYVYDGDGNRVKKNAGVLYWGTGPLAESDLAGTITSDYIYFNGKRIARVDPSCCGGQPAYRYYFSDHLGSASVVTNETVWTILEESDYYPYGGERVIVDNDPNHFKFTGKERDTETGLDYFGARYHVSTVGRFLSPDPGNASAEQGDPQSWNGYAYAGNNPLTFTDPDGMNYKVCDNEGKNCADLKDEQFQQYLKDNDKVSITASGKLEITLPDGAKQTIGTATYYNEKIPQMFDSVERMAGLPVRATAAATMTFVQMAGPGILNASRAGLEFGSIGISRAGEVLNILQKARSVVGNQGITVSSREAAEQAAKEWVGQGARPITDRVTGKVVGQISADGTKVARYTSAHTKGYINLVNKATGGNLHVRW, from the coding sequence ATGAACGAGAACCGCAGCAGCAACGAGGTCTGGACTCGAACTAAATACGTGTACGACGGCGACGGCAACCGCGTGAAGAAGAACGCCGGCGTGCTCTACTGGGGAACAGGGCCACTTGCCGAAAGCGACCTCGCAGGTACCATCACTTCCGATTACATCTACTTCAACGGAAAGCGTATAGCTCGGGTTGACCCCAGTTGCTGCGGAGGCCAACCTGCCTACCGCTACTACTTCTCCGACCACCTCGGCTCCGCCAGCGTCGTCACCAACGAGACGGTCTGGACGATCCTAGAAGAGTCCGACTACTACCCCTATGGCGGCGAACGAGTTATCGTCGACAACGACCCCAACCACTTCAAGTTCACCGGCAAAGAACGCGATACCGAGACCGGCCTCGACTATTTCGGGGCCAGGTACCATGTAAGTACGGTGGGACGATTTCTCAGTCCCGACCCCGGAAATGCGAGTGCTGAACAAGGTGACCCGCAGAGCTGGAATGGATATGCCTATGCTGGAAACAACCCACTTACCTTCACCGATCCGGATGGAATGAACTACAAGGTCTGCGACAATGAAGGAAAGAACTGTGCAGACCTAAAGGACGAGCAATTTCAGCAGTATTTGAAGGATAACGACAAAGTTAGCATAACCGCTTCAGGAAAACTTGAGATTACTCTTCCCGATGGTGCTAAGCAGACAATTGGCACCGCTACATACTACAACGAGAAAATACCGCAGATGTTCGACTCAGTTGAGCGCATGGCGGGCTTGCCCGTGCGGGCAACTGCTGCGGCCACAATGACTTTCGTGCAAATGGCTGGACCGGGAATATTGAATGCATCCCGAGCAGGCTTGGAATTCGGCAGTATCGGGATCTCGAGAGCGGGAGAAGTGCTTAACATACTTCAAAAAGCTCGGAGTGTAGTCGGAAATCAAGGTATCACAGTAAGTAGCCGGGAGGCAGCAGAGCAAGCTGCAAAAGAATGGGTTGGGCAAGGGGCACGCCCGATTACTGATCGAGTCACCGGAAAGGTAGTCGGTCAAATCAGCGCTGACGGCACAAAAGTCGCTCGATACACAAGCGCGCATACGAAAGGCTATATCAACCTCGTAAACAAAGCCACTGGCGGCAATCTTCATGTGAGGTGGTAA
- a CDS encoding PASTA domain-containing protein — protein MGHQPLQIVAQSPPPNAQGVQSPKVSVLISAEPVPETYIMPNFVGRSLAEAVAQIEDAGFKVHRVHTAQPVSALPAPKDTPPATTVVIRQNPGAGHPVNVTTPTELEVSR, from the coding sequence GTGGGCCACCAGCCACTGCAAATCGTCGCGCAAAGTCCACCGCCGAATGCACAGGGCGTACAGTCGCCCAAGGTAAGCGTGCTGATATCCGCCGAACCGGTGCCGGAAACCTATATCATGCCGAACTTCGTCGGTCGCTCCCTGGCAGAGGCCGTCGCGCAAATCGAAGACGCTGGATTCAAAGTGCACCGCGTCCATACTGCGCAACCGGTCAGTGCACTGCCTGCGCCAAAGGACACGCCTCCAGCGACGACGGTTGTAATCCGCCAGAATCCAGGAGCGGGCCACCCGGTCAACGTCACGACGCCGACCGAGCTAGAAGTGAGCCGCTAG
- a CDS encoding transposase, with translation MTRGLVRFHQSGQSHFLTFSCYRRQPNFSSPKLYELFLITLEAMRQEFDLHVFGYVVMPEHVHLLLSEPKRQTLADAIHWLKQLFARRAQSLRLVVESGHFWQRRYYDRNVRAPREFEAKLVYMHNNPVKRGLVKQAHQWTWSSCRHYLFREIGPVEIESEWTARERERKITGGPERVFLSPTD, from the coding sequence ATGACCCGAGGCCTCGTCCGGTTTCACCAGTCCGGACAATCTCATTTTCTGACCTTCAGTTGTTATCGCCGCCAGCCAAACTTCTCCAGCCCGAAACTGTACGAACTGTTCCTGATCACGCTCGAAGCCATGCGTCAGGAGTTCGACCTGCACGTCTTTGGATACGTCGTCATGCCCGAGCACGTGCACCTTTTGCTCAGCGAGCCGAAGCGGCAGACCCTCGCCGACGCAATCCACTGGCTCAAGCAGTTATTTGCCAGGCGAGCACAAAGTCTGCGCCTTGTCGTCGAATCCGGCCACTTCTGGCAACGACGTTATTACGACCGCAACGTGCGCGCCCCCCGGGAGTTCGAGGCGAAGCTGGTTTACATGCACAACAACCCGGTGAAACGAGGACTGGTGAAGCAAGCGCACCAGTGGACGTGGAGCAGTTGCCGCCATTACCTGTTTCGGGAAATCGGGCCGGTCGAGATCGAATCGGAATGGACAGCACGTGAGCGGGAGAGGAAAATCACGGGAGGTCCGGAGCGGGTTTTTCTGAGTCCTACTGATTAA